The following proteins come from a genomic window of Macrobrachium rosenbergii isolate ZJJX-2024 chromosome 37, ASM4041242v1, whole genome shotgun sequence:
- the LOC136825325 gene encoding dual specificity protein phosphatase 10-like isoform X2, translated as MFGVSGGATRGFVHLARSNGSFRRKKRPSAVNPRRLSTVEGGFQAFERAFPELCEDALMRSRDEIESSPCYDAYNSTGVCVGGGIPPSPGNEAAIEQAEAAEVLPFLFIGNARDAQNLRVLQALGITRVLNVTSHLPGYHQDSGICYKTLPAMDSGHQNLRQFFDEAIHFIDEARQAGDRVLVHCQAGVSRSPTIVIAYLMKHTRMTMVDSYKYVKARRPIISPNLNFMGQLVEWETALQANKTEADCKPCHQCQWQQQEAKKVPNACQV; from the exons ATGTTTGGTGTTAGTGGAGGTGCAACGCGCGGTTTCGTGCACTTAGCGCGAAGCAACGGATCTTTTCGGAGGAAGAAGAGACCCAGTGCAGTGAATCCACGGCGTTTGTCTACTGTCGAAG GCGGTTTCCAGGCCTTCGAAAGGGCATTCCCCGAGTTGTGTGAGGACGCCCTCATGAGGTCCCGCGACGAGATCGAGTCCTCGCCCTGCTACGACGCCTACAATTCCACGGGCGTGTGCGTGGGCGGCGGAATCCCTCCTTCACCGGGGAACGAGGCGGCCATCGAGCAGGCGGAAGCTGCCGAAGTCCTACCTTTCCTTTTTATCGGAAATGCCCGAGACGCCCAGAACCTCAGGGTCCTACag GCGTTGGGCATCACTCGGGTATTAAACGTAACCTCTCACCTACCGGGATACCACCAAGACTCCGGTATCTGTTACAAGACCCTACCCGCTATGGATTCGGGGCATCAGAACCTTAGGCAGTTCTTCGACGAAGCCATACATTTTATCG acgAGGCCCGGCAGGCCGGTGACCGAGTACTTGTTCATTGTCAGGCGGGTGTGTCACGCTCACCTACCATCGTCATAGCATACCTGATGAAACACACCCGAATGACAATGGTGGACTCCTACAAATACGTCAAAGCCCGAAGACCCATCATTTCACCAAACCTCAACTTTATGGGGCAGCTGGTTGAATGGGAAACTGCCCTCCAAGCCAATAAAACGGAAGCTGATTGCAAGCCCTGTCATCAGTGTCAGTGGCAACAGCAAGAGGCAAAAAAGGTACCCAATGCTTGCCAGGTATGA